A window of Gossypium raimondii isolate GPD5lz chromosome 7, ASM2569854v1, whole genome shotgun sequence genomic DNA:
attttttcttaatttttaaataatatataaatttggaactatataaaataaataaactataatGTTAATTTGACAAAATAGTTAAAACAACATGTAGATAATACAAGTTCATtataaataggaaaaatatttaaattaaattagtaaacgTATTTAATAATAGTGATTAAAAacaattgttaaaatttgactttcttttcaaaacaaactcacaaaatatttttcccttacGTCAAACAAATAACagttagataaaaaatttatttcaaaagtgTTTGCTTCACATAGCATAAACTTATAgaagatttaaaataataatatcataatatcATATTACCTCATCATGAATTAATATAATCTTCAATCACTCTCCAACGTTATTGTTGTTCAAATATAATTCGATATTGCCTCTTCAAGAACCATAGTTTTAattcttcattcttttttataattctaacttattaacattaaaatcttcatttttactagtaATTTTTCTTTATGCTACTTGAttaaatatgcataattatcgAATGCTATTTATAAAGCTAAGCCTAaatttaattggtatataactctaatattaatcaagtgataattaagatgaTTAGAATTCTATTGAAGTAATAATTCTATCTtacatcaataaacacaactagttttttaaaaaaaaattaacacaacTTTTTACATCAGttttttccaaactcatgattttatttatatattatagataattGTAATCATAATTAATGAAGTAAAATAAGTGGGGTAAATGGAGAAGCTTCTCAAATCGTCCTCTCCATTTGGTGTatccaagaaaagaaaagaagcaaaaagaATTTCATGGTTTTCTCCTTCCAACTATAACAGCTcgttttttagtggtatcaaaaaatagtggtttcggttCTAAACTCCGACGTTtcagtttttaaatattaaatattaaatatttaatatttatgaggtcatcttgtcgtattaaattttggttaaaaagtttattgtttagatagttaattaggtaaaagaactaaatcataaaaacgATAAAGTTGTTTGCTATAAATTAAGGTGGTCAAATAGCTATAAAGAGGTGAATTGAAGGTCTagaatggtaattaaaccattattcTTCATAGTGGATGGTAAATGGcatataattgaaataataagggtaCAATTAATAATAAGGGTACAATTAATTAggttataaatgaaattaaaataaaataagatagaaATTTCTAGTCATCTTCTTCCATTCACACTTTCTAAACtaaaaaccatttttgaaaGAGAGGAGAGCTTCGGCTAGTTAGGGTTCTTATATTCGATAGGTATTTGATACTcgtttttttgtaatttttatgtctttgagctcgtattagcttaatttagATAAcccgaggactaatttgtaaaatcgtcaaatgttttgaattgtgCCATTGATGAGATTGAGTtgcttttgaagttttatgttaaattattaagCTTGATTGTTAGATAAGACTATTTTGTGaagtaattttggatgattttaatgtttaaagactaaattattaaaatgataaaatagctTGTACTTGATgtgaaatattttcaaaaatgggCTTTAATGAGACCCTTGCATATTTGGTTAAGTTTAAATGTGagtgaaaatggttaaattgcatgttttgggcttagggactaaattgtataaaagtgaaaaattgagggtaattttgtaaaatttcaaaaaggacttaattgcataaaatgagttaattttttttggattagttaattgaatgaaattattattcttGATCAAGACCGTGTTGATAATTGAGGAAAAGACAAAGTAGTTGAGTAGTCCTTGTACTTTGGTTGTTACTGCAGATTAGTTAGGTAAGTTCGTTAGATTTAATTTCAGTacaattttactctttttttgtaggaattttgatattgaatgtTGGGTTGTTAAACTACTACTTATAAACAGAACATGAGATAGTGAGTTATTCAAGAATTATTCTGTGATGAAATACTCTGTACCGACGAACTTAGGAGAAAGTACGagtggcatgccaataggttattttGTGCGTGGTATGGGATTGATCTAAGCAGTGGAGATGACTTTTGTATATTCTCTATTCACTGGATATACTGaagtcctgcatttgttgcagactaTCGTGTTATATTACAATGTACTCTGGTGTGTTGGCTGGTCTGGCTCATACGAGCATTCTGGTGTGTTAGTTGGTCTGGTTCATTTAAGCATCTCATAGCCAAAAATGAACTTTCATAGCCAATTTGAGAAAAATCCTTAGGGTTCTAGTGGAATTGagagaataaaattatataagagAAAGATCTCATTCCTTTGGAAGTAAAATTAGTAAGCAAAAAGCTTGTATAGCATTGGTACGATTTGAACAAGGGTCTAAAGGAGAGGTGAGAAGCACATTCAAGTTTGAGAATTCTTGGTAGTTTAGTATAGTATCTAAAAgtaaatttatatgaaactatAGTAACTATTGCTATGAATTGTTGTTTGTATGGTTTTGAAGCTAAAAAAATTGGTGAGGGGCTTAGCATCAAAGGCAAGGCCAAAATAGTTGATGATTGAGGCCTAGCAAGAGTTGAAAGCTTTGCAAAATTGGTTTGTAATCTACAAACTTTAACCTACTATATTCTGTTTAGATGTATAGGAAATTAAATTGAGTAAGAACCATGATTTTAATAAGTGATAgtttaattaaacatgaaaaagCATTCTAAATGATGGGTAAAGAAATAAGTTGTGCTCAAGAGTTAAAAAGTTAAACTACAAGTATTGGACGAACAAAGTAAGCATATGTTATAGCTTCTACAAGGTAACAGTTGTTATATAGaatgaattgtgtgtttaattgatgaattagatTGTATAGATTATATTTAAAAGCTTGAATATATAGAGATTGAAAAGTCATTAGGTAATCCTAGTTAAAAGTATAAGAACAATATAGTTATGTATTTGAAATAAGCAAAAAGTATAATGGAAATTTAATGTTACAATCCTTATTAATGCCCATCTAAACCAGATAGGacattatttgataaatatggCATGTCATAGAATTACAGTAGTGGTACTATGTCTTTATATGGAAAAGTTGTACAAGTTAGCGTTTTGAGCTCTTGAAGAGTTTCGAAGAGATTTATATTACACTTTGTGTGCCTCACTGTTATAGTTTGCAATTCATGTGCCTTCTAGTTATAGTTTACAGCTACAGTTCACATATATCAGTACTCTATGCCTGTAAAGAGTTGGTTGGCTTACAATGTTTATTCTCCTATCTGGAGAGTTTGGTTGGACATAGATCCACCTATCTAATATAGTTTTTTCTCCAATATTACTTAGGCgtaaaatgttaaaacataaagaaaagaTGTCAAATGTAAACTTGATCAAAAGTGGTAATGACATATAATTATAAAGATAGATTTAAACTTCCCTTAAGTTAATCATAGAATGCATAGTAAAGATTACTTAAAATTCTTATAtagtttaaagaaattaaaaggtatAAAAGTTTATCCTTGATGAACTCCTATTACAAATTAAAGAGTTCACATGTGTACCAAAGAAAGGATGGCACCAtagttatatgtttataaagTTCAAAGGACCATAGCTAACCAAAGTTACAAGTCTACTTGATACaattaaagattaatttaataaaagaaagttaaagttgaggaaaagaaaataaaaagtcatAGATAATTTAATGAGAGAAAAAGTATGCCCAAAGTTAAGATGACTACTTGATAAGATATAGTAAAGAAGTTAAATAGTTAAATGGCAAGAATATGGTAAAAgggattttataaaatgtgaatTGTGGTTCAATTCATGTATTAGTGTTTAAATTGTCTTTAATAGACATTGCATAATATATAGTATCGTTAGAGCTTGTGTGAGCCACTAAGCTTTGAGGAAAGATTAATGTGCAGAATGTTTGTTTTCCATGCATAGGTTATTGATCTCAACGATGAAGAGGAGGCATATTATAAGTTGTGTCATATTAGaattatctctattttttaatgtttctaTATATCTTACCTTTGAATCTTGGTAGTgagatgtatatatattgactTAATGATATGTATTTTTGGTCATGTTTGAGTTGTATTGATGTTATATAGCTAATATGGTTTTGGTTATTTATGCGTATAGTGTAATGACCTGCTTTTGTCAAtattggaaattttggttttaggtCAAATTTCTTAAACCCATCCATTCCAAGAAGTAAAATCAAGAGGTTTTCAAAAATAGGCATGATAACGAATTAGAGGTTTATTAATTAGTAAATGGGTATTAATTAGAATCATTAGTTAGTTAATATTGAGAGTTTAGTAATTATAGcctatggattaaattgtaaaatttaaaaaattattgaaattttataatttagaaaaagttagatttttaaagttttgggGTTTTAAAAGGTAATTTGACCAAGGACCCAATAGCAATATGGCCcttggtagtttttgaatggggtttatgtttgtttttttatttgcaagtttgtttttttatttgcaagAGCATTAAGTTTTCTCTCATTGTCTCTCACTAAATTCTCtcaaatatttctataattttgcAAGGGTTTGATTTCTAGATTGAAAGGTAGATTTATTTTCCACTAagattgtaaatattttaaaaatcaaaatgtattttctcactttttcttatattttctccatttttgcAAGAGTGTGGAAGTTGAGAGAGAAAcagtttttgtttgattttttatttgatttctaaagATCCAGAAAGCTAATGAATTTTCTAACTCTAATCTATGGTTTTCTAATCTTCCTAAATGGATTTGCAATGATTttccattttctcaaatttgcTCTTGATTTTTGTGTTAGTGAGAGAAAGTTGAGATTTCTTTAGGTTTTTGATGTTTCCAAGTTAGATTTGTGTTAGTAATGAGTTTAGAATATCCTTTGAATGGTGGAAATCAGATTTGAATGAAGTTTAGACTTAATTCTTAGAATTTTTCATTGATGAGTGCTTAAAGGAGAGAAAATGGCAGATGAGTTTTCaatagtgattttttttgtgtttttaagttaGATTTAAATTCCTAATGTTAGGACCGTAAAAACAAGATctaatataaacttaaaactgTAAACCGAAatctatcatgtcaaatcatcaagaacaagtcaagaacaaaactagatgTGGAAGCATACCTGAATTCAtcgatttcttgaaatctaCGGATCTTAgggttttgatcttccaaattagcacacaagtaGGAAGGTGTCTCTCTCTTTTCTAAGGTtgagatattagaaaagttacttatgtgtaatttggggaccataaccctaatatatataacttttgcacattAACCCTAATTTCCAATCGGCCCATCATCAATTtgaaattagttactagagtattTACACATATTTGgtccatactttatttaataactaaagtccaataaaccttaacaaaattaaatcacttttaatttgggctaatattttatgatagtaaataatagcatgtaattactattattatatatgtgacgTCCATATTTTCTAACAATCTCTCACTTTGATtgcatatatattaattactctataattacatgtcattatataattttatgagcTCAAAAATTTACTATCATATCTAAAAGATATTCTATAACAATCTAGTCCATCGACTATATCCATATAGGATCAAAGCAGTCTTTGTCATATCAATCATGACTAAACTCATCAATGGTCACATATACAAATATAGTCAAATGACATAAATCAATCATGGATGCGtagcatggaaattacatgcaatGTGAACCAAAACATGCCTATTTTCAACTAGTCCTCCTTAAACTTAAGTGAGGTCAGtatcaaaataacaaaacaaaatgaataaacTGAATACTTCATTTCTGCTCagaaaataaccaaatacataaatgtctgaaaacaaacataaatcaaataaaatacaaactcCCACTAAACCATAAtatcctcaaataatataacacCCATATGAGCAGTGTGCTCATGAAAGACCTTGGGTGGTAAACCTTTTGTGAGAGGATCCGCTATCATGGAGTTTGTCCCAATGTGCTCTATGGATATTTGTCCATTTTGCACTCTTTCTTTCACAAGTAGGAACTTTATCTCAATATGCTTTAACTTAGATGAACTACTATTGTTGTTGGAATACAGCACCGCTGACTTATtgtcacaaaataattttagtggTCTTTCCACAAATGCGTAGCCCAATGATAAAATTCTTCAACCATATTCTACTCAAGAGGAAACCAACCACTATTAGATGGATGCCTTCTACTCAAGAGTCATCTGTGATAGACCCATCAATGACATTGTGAACCGGACGCttattttgttaactttttaaACTTGTGTAAATTTTCCTATTACTGCTACTGATTTCTTACCTTAGgcaaattattttttgtaaatttaccTATGATTGCTATTGTTATCTAAACTTAGGCATATAGTTactaagttttttttctaaatttgccTACAATTCAAATCTATTCATTTGTATTGAATTGTAGGCAAATTTGGCAATAGTTTGCCATTCTTTTTGTAAACAGTTTGAACttaaattatgaaagaagtttaaCGCTGACtaattttttttggctttttttatttgttttatctcCTGAGCATTGATCCATGcaatgtaagaaaataaaaaacaataaccAAATACTCTTTCAAGtcttaaaagaatattaaacattcagaaaatcaaatgaaatgaaatacaAATGTGTGAGAATACTCTCCCATTACAATTAGTCTTTCAACTTTCAAGTCTGTAAGCAAACTTTTACCCTTTACAAACCATTACATTTAGGACCCTTAGCAGCCATGAAAGAATACCCTTCCAAAACCGGCAGCCATATAAGTTGGTTTTTAGtgctaacaacaacaacaacaacaacaacaacaccATCAATCACATAAgctggtttagggtttaaaaaatAGCAACAATATTACAAATAGCAGCACCAAAACCcattgttttctctctctccTCCTTGCATCCTCCAATGTACTAACATTTTTCAGAAGACCTAACAACACAATTCGTGAGCAGGGTGTCAATGGTGGATCAAACTAGGTGAAAAAACGACATGGTTTTCGAAACCCACTCCCAAACTTCTTACACCCAAAAAACCTCCTACTTAGGTTGTCATTGGATCAAAACGTGTTTAATTTGGCTGGTTTGTACAATAGCATACCAAAATCACGGTTGACAtctccatttcttcttcttcttcttcttcttctcttcatcttcttctacTGCCTAAACCCTAAACTGGTGCAAAAATGGGCTATTTAAATTAGTGCTAACCGTCCAACTGTCCGATTAATGACAACAAGGAATCCGTTAACTGCCATGTCACTTTTCCGTTACATTTGTAATGCAAAATGGTTAAAAggactgttttgttatttttcaaaatttgagtgactaaattgaaatcagAGTGATTATTTTGTCAACTATCTCAAAATTGAGTGACTGTTGGTGCAATttaccctttatttatttatttatttggctTTTTTCCCATATAGTCAAATACATTCGGCAATCCTTTTCGCTGTCCACCTCGTCGATAAGGATCTCCAGGGTTTCAACTCATTCTTCAATCTTCGACTGAACCGCAAGAGTTTCGGTTGATCGTAAAAGATGGTGCTTTCTCAGAAAATTCACGAGGCATTCAAAGGAACTGTGGAGAGAATAACAGGGCCCCGCACCGTCTCTGCTTTTAAAGAGAAAGGGGTTTTGAGCGTCTCCGAGTTCATCCTCGCGGGCGACAATCTCGTCTCCAAATGCCCTACCTGGTCTTGGTATTTTCTCCTCCAAGTGTTTTCGATAGTTCTATGATTCTATGGTTGTACCAATCAATTCTGATTTTCATATTGTATATCCATGTTAATGGATTattttatgctaaaatttaaatttgactgCGTAACTCAGTGTACGATAGTTTAATTCAGTGGACTGGTGTGAATTTTAGGGAATCAGGAGAGCCTAGCAAGAGGAAGTCCTATTTACCGCCCGAAAAGCAATACTTGATTACTAGGAATGGTGAAATTGACCACCATTTTActtgaatttcttttctctttctgtcaaatgtttttttcttgaatttagtATCATGATCATTACTAGCAATCTTATTTGGTGATTTTCTGGTTAGTTCCTTGCCTGAAGAGGGCTGCATCGGTGGAACAAGAGTATGAAGCTGCTGGAGGAGAGGTTCTTCTTGATAATGAAGACAATGATGGTTGGTTGGCGACTCATGGGAGACCTAAAGGTTATCTTCTTCCTTGAGATTGCGCTTGTTTAGTTGTTTGAAACTAAGATGAAAATTTGGACTTCTTATGCAACTTCTCTTCCTGACAGATAGAAATGATGTGGAGGAAATCTTGCCTTCAATGGAGACTTTAGAAATAAGGCAGAATGAGACTGTAAGGTCAATACCTTCATATTTTGGAAGtggtgaaaatgaagaagatatACCCGACATGGCTGACTATGAAGAAGCTGACAATGCTATTGAGACTGATGCAGTAAATCCTGAGAAACTTATCTGATAGGCAAATTGATTTTCattgctttatttttctttt
This region includes:
- the LOC105797795 gene encoding autophagy-related protein 3 encodes the protein MVLSQKIHEAFKGTVERITGPRTVSAFKEKGVLSVSEFILAGDNLVSKCPTWSWESGEPSKRKSYLPPEKQYLITRNVPCLKRAASVEQEYEAAGGEVLLDNEDNDGWLATHGRPKDRNDVEEILPSMETLEIRQNETVRSIPSYFGSGENEEDIPDMADYEEADNAIETDAATLPSDYLVAQEPDDDNILRTRTYDVSITYDKYYQTPRVWLTGYDESRMLLQPELVLEDVSQDHAHKTVTIEDHPHLPGKHASVHPCRHGAVMKKIIDVLMSHGVEPEVDKYLFLFLKFVASVIPTIEYDYTMDFDLGSSSS